A stretch of the Gossypium hirsutum isolate 1008001.06 chromosome D07, Gossypium_hirsutum_v2.1, whole genome shotgun sequence genome encodes the following:
- the LOC107954960 gene encoding GTP cyclohydrolase 1, whose amino-acid sequence MGSLDEGHLCVEIENGMKLDVSEKEPETIAIEDAVKVLLQGLGEDVNRDGLKKTPLRVAKALREGTRGYKQKVKDIVQGALFPEVGLHDGVGHAGGVGGLVIVRDLDLFSYCESCLLPFQLKCHVGYVPSGQRVVGLSKLSRVADVFAKRLQAPQRLADEICSALHHGIKPAGVAVILECLHIHFPNVESVLLDSKHQGWVKVLVSSCSGVFGNENADAWSDFLGLLKFRGVTVDRTLTRDSVNQSWCPSNSSSMAKISSELVAANPEMVAAVASILRSLGEDPLRKELVETPSHFVRWLINFENTKLEMKLNGFACGISDLLKPNGEISSRNNEQMHSELNLSFCSQCEHHLLPFYGVVHIGYFCPKGINHLGKSLLQSIVHFYGFKLQVQERLTRQIAETVSSILGGDVMVVVEANHTCMISRGIEKFGSNTATIAVLGRFSTDPAARAMFLRSIPDDTTSRIL is encoded by the exons ATGGGCTCTTTGGATGAGGGCCATTTATGTGTTGAGATTGAGAATGGAATGAAGCTGGATGTAAGTGAGAAAGAGCCTGAAACTATAGCTATTGAGGATGCTGTGAAAGTTCTATTGCAGGGTTTGGGTGAGGATGTTAACAGAGATGGCCTTAAGAAAACTCCCCTTCGTGTTGCCAAGGCACTTCGAGAAGGAACAAGAG GTTACAAGCAAAAAGTAAAAGATATTGTTCAGGGAGCTTTATTCCCTGAAGTGGGTTTACATGATGGAGTTGGTCATGCTGGAGGAGTAGGTGGGCTTGTGATTGTTAGGGATCTTGATCTGTTCTCATATTGTGAGTCATGCTTGCTCCCGTTTCAGCTTAAGTGTCATGTAGGTTATGTGCCATCCGGTCAGCGGGTTGTGGGATTAAGCAAACTGTCTAGAGTAGCTGATGTTTTTGCAAAACGACTGCAAGCCCCGCAGCGTTTAGCAGATGAAATATGTTCAGCTCTGCACCATGGAATCAAGCCAGCAGGGGTTGCTGTGATACTTGAGTGTTTGCATATTCATTTCCCGAATGTGGAGTCAGTCCTCCTTGACTCAAAGCATCAAGGATGGGTAAAAGTCCTGGTGTCTTCGTGTTCGGGGgtttttggaaatgaaaatgCTGACGCTTGGAGTGATTTTCTTGGTCTTTTGAAATTCAGAGGTGTGACTGTGGATAGAACTCTAACCAGGGACTCCGTTAATCAAAGTTGGTGCCCTTCAAATTCTTCATCTATGGCTAAGATTTCATCCGAGCTTGTAGCGGCCAACCCTGAAATGGTTGCTGCAGTAGCATCAATACTCAGATCTTTGGGTGAAGATCCATTAAGGAAAGAGCTTGTGGAAACTCCTAGCCATTTTGTGAGGTGGTTGATAAACTTTGAAAATACGAAGTTGGAGATGAAGCTGAATGGCTTTGCTTGTGGCATATCCGATCTTCTCAAACCTAATGGGGAAATCAGCTCCCGCAACAACGAACAGATGCATTCAGAGTTGAACCTCTCATTCTGTTCACAATGTGAGCATCACCTGCTTCCCTTTTATGGTGTGGTCCATATTGGATACTTCTGCCCTAAAGGAATCAATCACCTTGGGAAGTCCCTTTTGCAGTCAATAGTACATTTTTACGGTTTCAAGCTCCAAGTGCAAGAAAGGCTGACCAGGCAAATAGCTGAAACAGTTTCATCGATCCTAGGTGGAGATGTCATGGTAGTTGTGGAGGCTAACCACACCTGTATGATTTCTAGAGGGATTGAGAAGTTCGGCAGTAACACAGCTACCATTGCAGTGCTAGGACGATTTTCAACCGATCCGGCTGCTAGGGCTATGTTTTTACGGAGCATTCCAGACGATACTACATCTCGAATATTATAG
- the LOC107956239 gene encoding uncharacterized protein, translated as MSARVTRRRGTRGRDTSETPVSPATETGSQDQAARDDALSQAMLRILGRVTGPNTGAGGRRSITERLRSNGAELFGGIAGVAPNVAEYWIKATKRIMDDLDYTSEQKLKGVVSLLRDNAYQWWLTVKGGTKPDRLTWEFFKTTFQGKYVGASYVNARRREFLNLILGDRPMAEYEAEFLRE; from the exons ATGAGTGCACGAGTTACTCGCagacggggtactagaggccgag ACACTAGCGAGACGCCAGTGTCGCCTGCCACTGAGACTGGGTCACAAGACCAAGCGGCTAGGGACGATGCACTGTCTCAAGCCATGTTAAGGATTTTAGGGAGGGTCACTGGGCCCAACACTGGAGCTGGAGGCCGCAGGTCGATTACGGAACGACTTCGGTCTAACGGAGCTGAGCTTTTCgggggtattgctggagttgcccctaatgtggcagAATACTGGATAAAGGCCACAAAGAGAATTATGGACGACCTGGACTACACCTctgagcaaaaattaaagggtgtTGTATCGCTACTACGTGATAAtgcgtatcagtggtggctcactgttaaGGGGGGAACTAAGCCTGATCGACTAACATGGGAATTCTTTAAGACCACTTTCCAGGGGAAATATGTGGGGGCTAGTTATGTGAATGCCCGTAGGAGGGAGTTCTTAAATTTGATTCTAGGAGATAGACcaatggccgagtatgaggccgagtttttACGTGAGTAG